A part of Saccharomyces paradoxus chromosome I, complete sequence genomic DNA contains:
- the ATS1 gene encoding Ats1p (Protein required for modification of wobble nucleosides in tRNA~similar to YAL020C) has product MSCVYAFGSNGQGQLGLVHDEDMDTPQRSALGGDGTVVRKIACGGNHSVVLLNNGSLVGCGDNRRGELNNAQALQQVRGWRPVEIPAPVVDVACGWDTTVTVDAAGHVWQRGGGCYEFTQRHVPLHSNEERIAVYGCFQNFVVVQGTRVYGWGSNTKCQLQGQKCRSVTEPMLVYDTGSVPVDYVAMGKDFMIIVDEGGRIVHASGRLPTGFELEQQQERHGLVVTCMWTSIHLWDRRLNTVESFGRGTHSQLFPQEGLHFPIVDITTGSEHGILVTTSQEGESHYYKVYCWGWGEHGNCGPQKGSQRGLQLVGQYSGKPRVFGGCATTWIVF; this is encoded by the coding sequence ATGAGTTGTGTGTATGCATTCGGCTCTAATGGGCAAGGGCAACTGGGACTGGTGCACGATGAGGATATGGATACGCCGCAGAGGTCTGCGTTGGGAGGTGATGGAACAGTAGTCAGGAAGATAGCATGCGGTGGGAACCACAGCGTGGTACTGTTGAATAACGGGAGTTTGGTAGGATGCGGAGATAACAGACGAGGAGAACTGAATAATGCACAAGCACTACAGCAGGTGCGTGGCTGGAGGCCAGTGGAGATACCGGCACCAGTAGTGGACGTGGCGTGCGGCTGGGACACAACAGTTACCGTGGATGCTGCTGGTCATGTATGGCAGCGAGGAGGCGGTTGTTACGAGTTCACACAACGGCATGTGCCATTGCATTCCAACGAAGAACGCATCGCAGTTTACGGGTGCTTCCAGAATTTCGTGGTGGTGCAAGGCACGAGAGTATACGGCTGGGGCAGTAACACAAAATGTCAATTGCAGGGGCAAAAATGCCGATCAGTAACGGAACCTATGTTGGTGTACGATACGGGTTCTGTGCCGGTAGACTACGTGGCCATGGGTAAAGACTTCATGATCATAGTGGACGAGGGTGGCCGCATAGTACACGCATCCGGTCGTCTGCCCACTGGGTTCGAGCTCGAGCAACAACAAGAGAGGCACGGCCTTGTAGTAACGTGCATGTGGACTTCAATCCACCTCTGGGATAGGCGCCTCAATACTGTAGAGTCATTTGGTAGAGGTACACACTCACAACTGTTCCCGCAAGAAGGCTTACACTTCCCCATTGTCGATATTACAACTGGGAGCGAGCACGGTATCCTAGTCACCACTAGTCAAGAAGGCGAGTCCCACTATTACAAAGTGTACTGCTGGGGTTGGGGGGAGCATGGCAACTGTGGCCCGCAGAAGGGCTCCCAGCGTGGACTGCAGCTCGTGGGCCAGTACTCTGGAAAGCCCCGCGTGTTTGGTGGGTGTGCCACCACGTGGATCGTGTTCTAG
- the PMT2 gene encoding dolichyl-phosphate-mannose-protein mannosyltransferase PMT2 (Protein O-mannosyltransferase of the ER membrane~similar to YAL023C), with protein sequence MSSSSSTGYSKNNAARIKQENTLRQRESSSVSVSEELSSADERDAEDFSKEKPAAQSSLLRLESFVMPVIFTALALFTRMYKIGINNHVVWDEAHFGKFGSYYLRHEFYHDVHPPLGKMLVGLSGYLAGYNGSWDFPSGEIYPEYLDYVKMRLFNASFSALCVPLAYFTAKAIGFSLPTVWLMTVLVLFENSYSTLGRFILLDSMLLFFTVASFFSFVMFHNQRSKPFSRKWWKWLLITGISLGCTISVKMVGLFIITMVGIYTVIDLWTFLADKSMSWKTYINHWLARIFGLIIVPFCIFLLCFKIHFDLLSHSGTGDANMPSLFQARLVGSDVGQGPRDIAVGSSVVSIKNQALGGSLLHSHIQTYPEGSNQQQVTCYGYKDANNEWFFNRERSLPSWSENETDIEYLKPGTSYRLVHKSTGRNLHTHPVAAPVSKTQWEVSGYGDNIVGDNKDNWIIEIMDQRGNEDPEKLHTLTTAFRIKNSEMGCYLAQTGNSLPEWGFRQQEVVCMKNPFKRDKRTWWNIETHENERLPPRPEDFQYPKTNFFKDFIHLNLAMMATNNALVPDPDKFDYLASSAWQWPTLNVGLRLCGWGDDNPKYFLLGTPASTWASSVAVLAFMATVVILLIRWQRQYVDLSNPSNWNVFLMGGFYPLLAWGLHYMPFVIMSRVTYVHHYLPALYFALIILAYCFDAGLQKWSRSKCGRIMRFVLYAGFMALVVGCFWYFSPISFGMEGPSSNFRYLNWFSTWDIADKQEA encoded by the coding sequence ATGTCCTCGTCTTCGTCTACCGGGTACAGCAAGAACAATGCCGCCCGCATTAAGCAAGAGAATACATTGAGACAAAGAGAATCGTCCTCCGTCAGCGTTAGCGAGGAACTCTCAAGTGCTGATGAGAGAGACGCGGAAGATTTCTCGAAGGAGAAGCCCGCTGCACAAAGCTCGTTGTTGCGCCTGGAATCCTTTGTAATGCCGGTGATCTTTACTGCATTGGCTTTGTTTACCAGGATGTATAAGATCGGCATCAACAACCATGTTGTTTGGGATGAGGCGCATTTTGGTAAGTTTGGGTCTTACTACCTGAGACACGAATTTTACCACGATGTTCATCCTCCCCTAGGAAAAATGCTTGTCGGGCTGTCTGGTTACTTGGCAGGCTACAACGGTTCTTGGGATTTTCCTTCTGGGGAAATTTACCCAGAGTATTTGGATTATGTTAAGATGAGACTGTTCAACGCGTCATTTTCCGCGCTCTGTGTGCCATTGGCCTATTTCACCGCGAAGGCTATTGGATTTTCACTACCAACTGTTTGGCTGATGACCGTGCtagttttatttgaaaactCGTATAGCACTTTGGGCAGGTTCATTCTTTTGGACTCTATGTTACTTTTCTTCACTGTGGCATCGTTCTTTAGTTTTGTCATGTTCCACAACCAGAGATCCAAGCCCTTCTCTAGAAAGTGGTGGAAATGGCTGTTGATTACTGGTATTTCTTTGGGTTGCACAATTTCCGTCAAGATGGTGGGTCTGTTTATCATCACTATGGTCGGTATCTATACTGTGATTGACTTATGGACCTTTTTGGCGGATAAATCCATGTCATGGAAAACCTATATTAACCACTGGTTGGCAAGAATATTTGGTCTTATTATCGTTCCCTTCTGCATTTTTCTACTATGCTTCAAAATACATTTCGACCTACTATCGCATTCTGGTACAGGTGATGCTAACATGCCGTCACTCTTCCAAGCAAGATTAGTTGGTTCTGATGTCGGACAAGGTCCTCGTGACATTGCTGTAGGTTCATCCGTTGTTTCCATCAAAAATCAGGCTCTTGGAGGCTCTCTACTGCACTCACATATACAAACTTATCCAGAAGGCTCCAATCAACAGCAAGTGACCTGTTATGGTTACAAAGATGCCAACAACGAATGGTTTTTTAACAGAGAAAGAAGTTTGCCATCGTGGTCAGAAAACGAAACTGATATCGAGTATTTGAAGCCAGGCACCTCTTACAGATTGGTACACAAAAGCACGGGCAGAAACTTGCACACTCACCCAGTTGCTGCACCAGTGTCCAAGACGCAATGGGAAGTTTCCGGTTACGGTGACAATATTGTTGGTGACAACAAAGACAATTGGATCATTGAGATCATGGATCAAAGAGGGAATGAAGACCCTGAAAAATTACACACATTGACCACCGCTTTCCGTATCAAGAACTCGGAGATGGGCTGTTACTTGGCTCAAACCGGTAACAGTTTGCCCGAATGGGGGTTCAGACAACAAGAAGTTGTCTGCATGAAAAACCCATTCAAGAGGGATAAAAGAACCTGGTGGAACATCGAGACCCACGAAAACGAAAGATTGCCACCAAGACCTGAAGACTTCCAATATCCAAAGACCAACTTCTTTAAGGACTTTATTCACTTAAATCTAGCTATGATGGCCACTAATAACGCATTGGTGCCAGATCCAGACAAATTTGATTATTTAGCCTCTTCAGCATGGCAATGGCCAACTTTGAATGTGGGTTTGAGACTATGTGGCTGGGGAGATGATAATCCAAAATACTTCCTATTGGGTACCCCCGCATCGACGTGGGCATCCAGCGTCGCTGTCCTCGCATTCATGGCCACAGTCGTCATATTATTGATCAGATGGCAAAGACAATATGTGGACTTAAGTAATCCATCTAACTGGAACGTTTTCCTAATGGGCGGGTTCTACCCACTACTAGCCTGGGGTCTACATTACATGCCATTCGTTATCATGTCTAGAGTCACCTACGTCCATCATTACTTGCCTGCGTTGTATTTTGCACTAATCATTTTGGCGTACTGTTTCGACGCCGGTTTGCAAAAATGGTCCAGATCTAAATGCGGCCGTATCATGCGGTTCGTCCTGTACGCCGGGTTCATGGCACTTGTAGTTGGTTGCTTCTGGTACTTTTCTCCAATCTCATTCGGTATGGAGGGACCAAGTAGTAACTTCCGCTACTTAAACTGGTTTTCCACTTGGGACATCGCCGACAAACAAGAAGCATGA
- the FUN30 gene encoding DNA-dependent ATPase FUN30 (Snf2p family member with ATP-dependent chromatin remodeling activity~similar to YAL019W), which yields MSGSHSNDEDDIVQVPETSSPTKAASSSPLKPTLSTVPDANVASLRSRFTFKPSEPSEGAHASKPLPSGSPEVALVNLAKEFPDFSQTLVQAVFKSNSFNLQSARERLTRLRQQRQNWTWNKNASPKKSETPPPVKKTLPLANTGRLSSIHGNVNNKSSKITVAKQKTSIFDRYSNVINQKQYTFELPNNLNIDSEALSKLPVNYNKKRRLVRADQHLMGNSRESAATQLGSAREKLLANRRYGRHANDNDEEEEESMMTDDDDASGDDYTESTPQINLDEQVLQFINESDIVDLSDLSDTTMHKAQLIASHRPYSSLSAFVSTNFNDKNTEENASNKRKRRAAASANESERLLDKITQSIRGYNAIESVIKKCSSYGDLVTSQMKKWGVQVEGDNSELDLMNLGEDNDDDDEDDSNNDNNHTNAAGPDGNGKEQEETKAVVEGFDETSAEPTPAPAEREVKRTRNTTKPEVDGDGEDVDLEAIDDELPQSEHEDDDYEEEDEDYNDEEEDVEYDDEDDDDDDDDEFVATRKNTHVVSTTSRNGRKPIVKFFKGKPRLLSPEISLKDYQQTGINWLNLLYQNKMSCILADDMGLGKTCQVISFFAYLKQINEPGPHLVVVPSSTLENWLREFQKFAPALKIEPYYGSLQEREELRDILERNSGKYDVIVTTYNLAAGNKYDVSFLKNRNFNVVVYDEGHMLKNSTSERFAKLMKIRANFRLLLTGTPLQNNLKELMSLLEFIMPNLFISKKESFDAIFKQRAKTTDDNKNHNPLLAQEAITRAKTMMKPFILRRRKDQVLKHLPPKHTHIQYCELNPIQKKIYDKEVQIVLEHKRMIKDGELPQDAKEKSKIQSSSSKNLIMALRKASLHPLLFRNIYNDKTITKMSDAILDEPAYAENGNREYIKEDMSYMTDFELHKLCCNFPNTLSKYQLHNDEWMQSGKIDALKKLLKTIIVDKQEKVLIFSLFTQVLDILEMVLSTLDYKFLRLDGSTQVNDRQLLIDKFYEDKDIPIFILSTKAGGFGINLVCANNVIIFDQSFNPHDDRQAADRAHRVGQTKEVNITTLITKDSIEEKIHQLAKNKLALDSYISEDKKSQDVMESKVSDMLEDIIYDENSKPKGTKN from the coding sequence ATGAGCGGTTCGCATTCAAATGATGAGGATGACATAGTGCAAGTGCCCGAGACGTCTTCTCCTACCAAGGCAGCATCATCGTCTCCCCTAAAGCCAACTCTGTCGACAGTTCCGGATGCAAATGTGGCCTCTTTGAGGAGTAGGTTCACTTTCAAACCTTCAGAACCCAGCGAGGGAGCCCACGCTTCGAAGCCGCTCCCATCTGGGAGCCCTGAGGTTGCACTGGTTAACCTGGCGAAAGAGTTCCCTGATTTCTCTCAAACCCTGGTGCAGGCTGTTTTCAAGTCCAACTCGTTCAACTTGCAGTCTGCGAGGGAACGTCTTACAAGATTGAGACAGCAAAGACAAAACTGGACATGGAACAAAAACGCATCTCCCAAGAAGTCAGAGACCCCGCCACCTGTTAAGAAAACACTACCATTGGCAAACACAGGCCGCTTGTCATCCATCCATGGCAACGTTAACAACAAATCTTCCAAGATCACGGTGGCTAAACAGAAAACATCGATTTTTGACCGTTACTCAAACGTCATCAACCAAAAACAATATACTTTTGAGCTGCCAAACAACTTGAACATAGACTCGGAAGCATTGAGCAAGTTGCCGGTGAACTAcaataaaaagagaaggCTGGTGAGGGCAGATCAGCATCTAATGGGCAATTCTCGTGAGTCAGCCGCTACGCAATTAGGTTCTGCAAGGGAGAAACTACTGGCGAATCGCAGATACGGTCGCCATGCCAACGACAACGATgaagaggaggaggagAGTATGATGACCGACGACGACGATGCGAGTGGTGATGACTATACAGAATCCACACCGCAGATAAATTTGGATGAACAAGTTTTGCAATTCATTAATGAGTCTGATATTGTCGATCTCTCGGACCTCTCGGATACTACGATGCACAAGGCTCAACTCATAGCCTCTCATAGGCCATATTCTTCACTAAGTGCTTTTGTAAGCACAAATTTTAATGATAAGAACACTGAGGAGAATGCATCgaacaagagaaaaagacGTGCGGCTGCATCTGCCAACGAAAGTGAGAGGTTACTCGATAAGATCACTCAAAGCATAAGAGGTTATAATGCTATTGAGTCCGTGATCAAGAAGTGTTCTTCCTACGGTGATTTGGTCACTTCgcaaatgaagaaatgggGTGTGCAAGTGGAAGGCGATAACTCCGAGTTAGACTTAATGAACCTTGGGGAAGACAAtgacgacgatgacgaGGATGATAGTaataacgataataatCATACCAATGCTGCTGGTCCAGACGGGAATGGCAAGGAACAAGAGGAGACAAAGGCAGTGGTGGAAGGTTTTGATGAAACTAGCGCAGAGCCAACACCCGCACCAGCTGAAAGAGAAGTAAAACGAACTAGGAACACAACTAAGCCAGAAGTAGATGGAGATGGAGAAGACGTAGATTTGGAAGCAATCGATGACGAATTGCCGCAGTCCGAGcatgaagatgatgacTATGAAGAGGAAGACGAAGACTATAAcgatgaggaagaagacGTGGAAtatgacgatgaagacgacgatgacgacgatgatgacgaatTCGTGGCCACAAGAAAAAACACACATGTGGTTTCCACCACGAGCAGAAACGGTCGTAAACCTATTGTTAAGTTTTTCAAGGGCAAACCAAGACTGTTAAGTCCGGAAATTTCGCTGAAGGACTACCAACAAACCGGTATAAACTGGTTGAATCTGCTATACCAAAACAAGATGTCATGTATCCTTGCAGACGATATGGGTTTAGGTAAGACGTGTCAAGTCATTTCATTCTTTGCATATTTGAAACAGATAAACGAACCGGGTCCTCACTTGGTTGTCGTGCCATCATCGACGTTAGAAAATTGGTTGAGGGAGTTCCAAAAATTCGCACCTGCTTTAAAGATTGAGCCCTACTATGGCTCTTTACAAGAAAGGGAAGAATTACGTGATATCCTGGAAAGGAACTCTGGAAAATATGATGTTATCGTGACCACGTACAACTTGGCTGCCGGCAATAAATACGAcgtttcatttttgaaaaacagAAACTTTAATGTTGTGGTTTATGATGAGGGTCATatgctgaaaaattctacTTCAGAGAGGTTTGCTAAACTGATGAAAATTCGTGCCAATTTCCGCCTTTTATTAACTGGTACACCATTACAAAACAACTTGAAGGAACTAATGTCACTGTTGGAATTTATCATGCCaaatcttttcatttccaaaaagGAATCATTTGACGCAATCTTCAAACAACGTGCCAAGACCACGGACGATAACAAAAACCACAATCCGCTGTTGGCTCAAGAGGCCATTACAAGAGCAAAAACAATGATGAAGCCATTTATTTTGAGAAGACGTAAGGACCAAGTGTTGAAGCACTTGCCACCAAAACACACACATATCCAGTATTGTGAATTGAACCCaatacaaaagaaaatatacgATAAGGAAGTTCAAATCGTGTTAGAACATAAAAGAATGATTAAAGATGGGGAATTGCCACAAGATGCAAAGGAAAAATCTAAAATACAATCTTCTAGTTCTAAAAATTTAATAATGGCATTGCGAAAGGCTTCTCTTCATCCACTTTTATTCAGAAATATCTATAATGACAAAACCATCACCAAAATGAGTGACGCCATCTTGGATGAACCTGCCTATGCTGAAAATGGTAACAGGGAGTATATTAAGGAAGATATGAGTTACATGACGGATTTTGAGTTGCACAAACTATGCTGCAATTTCCCGAACACGTTATCCAAATATCAACTTCATAATGACGAGTGGATGCAATCCGGTAAAATTgatgctttgaaaaaattgctgAAGACAATTATCGTTGACAAACAGGAAAAAGTGCTGATATTTTCCTTATTCACTCAAGTCCTGGATATTCTAGAAATGGTTTTGTCCACCTTGgattataaatttttaagATTAGATGGGTCCACGCAAGTGAATGATAGACAACTATTGATCGATAAGTTTTATGAAGATAAGGACATCcccatttttattttatcaacaaaagcAGGTGGATTCGGCATCAACTTGGTCTGCGCGAAcaatgttattatttttgatcaAAGTTTCAACCCACATGATGATAGACAAGCTGCTGATAGGGCACATCGTGTGGGACAAACAAAGGAAGTGAATATCACCACATTAATTACTAAGGATTCCATAGAGGAAAAGATTCATCAACTGGCCAAAAATAAACTAGCTTTGGATTCGTATATCAgtgaagataaaaaatctCAAGATGTGATGGAAAGTAAAGTTAGTGATATGTTGGAGGATATAATTTATGATGAAAACTCGAAACCAAAAGGAACGAAAAATTAA
- the FUN26 gene encoding nucleoside transmembrane transporter FUN26 (High affinity, broad selectivity, nucleoside/nucleobase transporter~similar to YAL022C): MSNSADADITKKPILAVPEPALADTHSEEISISRDEHESQNNEHSDEEGDGNDSEREQSVSAEPLDTLPLKKKLRNLSYITFFTIGIGLLWPWNCILSASQYFKHDIFKDTSIWAKIFTSSMMSFSTISSMLFNIYLAKRQYKYSRRVINGLVWEIIVFIIMCFFTILHFLLPKWFNFMFIMGLVVISSMGTAMTQNGIMAIANVFGSEYSQGVMVGQAVAGVLPSLVLFALAFIENSSVSTTGGILLYFFTTTLVVTICVVMFSVSKISRKVNESWNMEDGHITDVLLGSLRSNEEEIRIVGRIDQMDDENHHYANDTHDDNDEGEELQLKVPFEVLFAKLKYLVLSIFTTFVVTLVFPVFASATYVTGLPLSNAQYIPLIFTLWNLGDLYGRVIADWPMFRDQKFTPRKTFIYSLLRVAAIPLFLMFTAITSSSSGDEEHNGSVIVDLCYMLLQFLFGVTNGHVISMSFMKVPEQLDSDNEKEAAGGFTNIFVSTGLALGSIISYVFVFIIDVIIR, encoded by the coding sequence ATGAGTAATAGTGCGGACGCTGATATCACCAAGAAGCCCATACTTGCGGTGCCAGAGCCTGCACTAGCCGATACCCACTCAGAAGAGATATCAATCTCCAGAGATGAACATGAGTCACAGAACAACGAGCACTCAGACGAGGAAGGTGACGGTAATGATTCTGAAAGAGAGCAATCTGTGTCAGCCGAGCCACTGGATACATTGCcgttgaaaaagaagctaaGAAATCTTTCatatattacttttttcacTATAGGGATAGGCCTTTTATGGCCGTGGAACTGTATCCTCAGTGCATCGCAGTATTTCAAGCATGACATTTTCAAGGACACGTCCATTTGGGCAAAGATCTTTACTAGTTCTATGATGTCGTTTTCTACAATATCGTCAATGCTGTTCAACATCTACTTGGCCAAGAGGCAGTACAAGTATTCGAGAAGAGTCATAAACGGCCTTGTGTGGGAGATTATCGTCTTTATTATCATGtgtttttttacaattttgCATTTCCTTTTGCCCAAATGGTTCAATTTCATGTTTATAATGGGACTTGTGGTCATCAGTTCCATGGGAACGGCCATGACGCAGAACGGTATCATGGCCATAGCCAATGTCTTCGGTTCCGAGTACAGTCAAGGTGTCATGGTGGGGCAAGCTGTCGCTGGTGTTCTGCCCTCACTAGTGCTGTTCGCTCTAGCCTTCATCGAAAACTCGTCTGTCTCTACCACGGGTGGGATTCTCCTATACTTCTTCACCACAACACTCGTGGTTACCATTTGCGTGGTGATGTTCAGTGTTAGCAAAATCAGCAGGAAAGTGAACGAGAGTTGGAATATGGAAGACGGACACATCACTGATGTATTGTTAGGGTCTCTGCGCTCTAACGAGGAGGAAATCCGTATTGTTGGACGCATTGATCAAATGGACGATGAAAACCACCACTACGCCAACGACACTCACGACGACAACGACGAAGGGGAGGAACTCCAACTAAAAGTGCCCTTCGAAGTGCTATTTGCCAAGCTAAAGTACCTAGTCCTTTCCATATTCACCACATTTGTCGTAACTCTTGTTTTTCCCGTATTTGCATCTGCCACCTACGTGACAGGACTTCCCTTGAGCAATGCACAGTACATCCCCCTCATATTCACGCTGTGGAACTTAGGTGACCTTTATGGAAGAGTCATTGCTGACTGGCCCATGTTCCGTGACCAAAAATTCACACCACGCAAAACCTTCATTTACTCATTGTTGCGAGTGGCCGCAATACCTTTGTTCTTGATGTTCACAGCCATCACCTCCTCCTCAAGCGGTGATGAGGAACACAATGGCTCCGTAATCGTTGATCTGTGCTACATGCTACTACAGTTCCTTTTCGGCGTGACTAATGGGCACGTCATCTCCATGAGTTTTATGAAGGTTCCAGAACAACTAGACAGCGACAACGAGAAGGAAGCAGCCGGTGGATTCACCAATATTTTCGTTTCTACAGGTCTAGCTCTAGGCAGCATCATCAGCTAtgtcttcgtcttcatAATTGACGTTATCATTAGATAG
- the CCR4 gene encoding CCR4-NOT core exoribonuclease subunit CCR4 (Component of the CCR4-NOT transcriptional complex~similar to YAL021C) codes for MNDPSLLGYPNLGPQQQQQQQQQQHAGLLGKGTPNALQQQLHMNQPSGIPPPGLMSNNDVHTPSNNNSRQLLDQLANGNTNMLNMNMDNNNNNNSNNNNNGGGNGVMMNASTATANPIGMVPTVGTPVNINVNASNPLLHPHLDDPSLLNNPIWKLQLHLAAVSSQSLGQPNIYARQNAMKKYLATQQAQQAQQQAQQQVQQQIPGQFGPGPQAAPPALQPTDFQQSHIAEASKSLVDCTKQALMEMADTLTDSKTAKKQQPTGDSTPSGTAANSAVSTPLTPKIELFANGKEEANQALLQHKKLSQYSIDEDDDIENRMVMPKDSKYDDQLWHALDLSNLQIFNISPNIFKYNFLTRLYLNGNSLTELPAEIKHLSNLRVLDLSHNRLTSLPAELGSCFQLKYLYFFDNMVSTLPWEFGNLCNLQFLGVEGNPLEKQFLKILTEKSVTGLIFYLRDNRPEIPLPHERRFIEINTDGEPQREYDSLQQSTEHLPTDLAKRTFTVLSYNTLCQHYATPKMYRYTPSWALSWDYRRNKLKEQILSYDSDLLCLQEVESKTFEEYWVPLLDKHGYTGIFHAKARAKTMHSKDSKKVDGCCIFFKRDQFKLVTKDAMDFSGAWMKHKKFQRTEDYLNRAMNKDNVALLLKLQHIPSGDTIWAVTTHLHWDPKFNDVKTFQVGVLLDHLETLLKEETSHNFRQDIKKSPVLICGDFNSYINSAVYELISTGRVQMHQEGNGRDFGYMSERNFSHNLALKSSYNCIGELPFTNFTPSFTDVIDYIWFSTHALRVRGLLGEVDPEYVSKFIGFPNDKFPSDHIPLLARFEFMKTNTGSRKV; via the coding sequence ATGAACGACCCTTCTTTACTAGGCTACCCTAACCTGGGCCcgcagcaacagcagcaacaacagcaacagcaacatGCCGGGCTACTGGGAAAGGGTACACCAAACGCTCTACAGCAGCAGCTACACATGAACCAACCCTCCGGAATACCTCCACCGGGGCTCATGAGCAACAACGATGTACACACTCCCAGTAACAACAACTCGCGCCAGTTGCTCGACCAATTGGCCAATGGGAACACAAACATGCTCAATATGAACATGgataacaacaacaacaataacagtaacaacaacaacaatggcGGCGGCAACGGGGTGATGATGAATGCTTCTACAGCCACAGCAAATCCTATAGGGATGGTTCCGACCGTTGGCACGCCTGTGAACATCAATGTGAACGCTAGCAACCCTTTATTACACCCGCACTTAGATGACCCTTCTTTACTAAACAACCCGATCTGGAAGCTCCAATTGCATTTGGCAGCGGTGTCCTCACAGTCTCTGGGACAGCCTAACATTTATGCCAGGCAAAACGCTATGAAGAAGTATTTGGCTACACAACAGGCTCAGCAAGCTCAGCAACAAGCGCAGCAGCAGGTACAGCAGCAGATCCCAGGTCAATTTGGTCCTGGACCTCAGGCTGCACCACCAGCTTTGCAGCCCACCGATTTTCAGCAATCTCACATCGCAGAAGCCTCGAAATCACTGGTCGACTGCACGAAGCAGGCCTTGATGGAAATGGCCGACACTCTCACCGATAGCAAGACAGCAAAGAAACAACAACCTACGGGAGACAGCACTCCCTCAGGCACAGCAGCTAACAGTGCAGTGTCTACACCTTTGACACCTAAGATAGAGCTGTTTGCTAATGGCAAAGAGGAAGCCAACCAAGCGCTCTTGCAACACAAGAAACTGTCTCAGTACAgtattgatgaagatgacgacATTGAAAACAGGATGGTCATGCCTAAGGACTCCAAGTACGACGACCAATTATGGCACGCACTAGATTTGTCCAACTTAcaaatcttcaatatcaGCCCCAACATCTTCAAGTACAATTTTCTGACGAGGCTGTATTTGAATGGCAACAGTCTCACGGAGCTGCCAGCGGAGATTAAGCACCTAAGCAACCTACGCGTTTTGGATCTATCACATAATAGATTGACGTCTCTACCCGCGGAATTAGGATCATGTTTCCAATTGAAATACTTATACTTTTTCGATAACATGGTCAGCACGTTACCATGGGAGTTTGGCAACCTATGCAATCTGCAATTTCTTGGTGTGGAAGGAAACCCCCTagaaaaacaatttttgaagattctCACAGAAAAATCTGTCACGGGATTGATTTTCTACCTTAGAGACAACAGACCGGAGATTCCCTTGCCGCATGAACGTAGGTTCATCGAAATCAATACCGATGGGGAACCACAGAGGGAATACGATTCTTTGCAGCAATCCACGGAGCATTTGCCCACCGATTTAGCCAAGAGGACGTTCACCGTCTTATCCTACAATACCTTATGTCAACACTATGCCACCCCAAAGATGTACCGTTATACACCATCATGGGCGTTAAGTTGGGATTACAGGCGCAATAAATTAAAGGAGCAGATTCTGTCGTATGACAGTGATCTGTTGTGTTTACAAGAAGTGGAGTCCAAGACTTTTGAAGAGTATTGGGTACCCTTGTTGGATAAGCATGGTTATACAGGTATTTTCCATGCAAAGGCAAGAGCTAAGACCATGCATTCCAAGGACTCCAAGAAAGTAGACGGGTgttgcatttttttcaaaagggACCAATTCAAGTTGGTCACCAAAGACGCTATGGATTTCAGCGGTGCTTGGATGAAACACAAAAAGTTCCAAAGAACTGAAGACTATTTAAATCGCGCAATGAACAAGGATAACGTTGCATTGTTGTTAAAGCTTCAACACATTCCTAGCGGTGACACCATATGGGCAGTCACCACGCATTTACACTGGGATCCAAAATTTAATGATGTCAAGACATTCCAAGTGGGTGTCTTGCTAGATCATTTGGAAACACTGCTAAAGGAGGAGACGTCGCACAATTTTAGACAGGATATTAAGAAATCTCCTGTGCTCATTTGTGGTGATTTCAATTCATATATCAACTCCGCCGTATACGAATTGATAAGTACAGGCCGTGTCCAAATGCACCAAGAGGGAAATGGCAGAGATTTCGGTTACATGTCAGAAAGAAACTTCTCACATAACTTGGCTCTCAAATCCAGTTATAATTGTATCGGAGAACTTCCATTCACCAATTTCACACCGTCATTTACAGACGTCATCGACTACATATGGTTTTCCACGCATGCTCTAAGAGTGCGTGGGCTATTGGGTGAAGTGGACCCCGAATACGTGAGTAAGTTTATCGGGTTCCCCAACGACAAATTTCCCAGTGACCATATACCATTGTTAGCAAGGTTTGAATTTATGAAGACAAATACAGGCAGTAGGAAAGTGTGA